The Micromonospora violae DNA segment AGCAGTGGAGCGGTCAGGCCGTAGACCAGCGCGAACGTGGTGATGACCTGGCCGGCCGCGCCAGCCGAAACGCTCAGGCCGTGCGAGATCTGCGGCAGGATGCCCGCCAGTACGAACGAGTCGGTGCCCATCGCGAACGACCCGACCGCAAGGACTGCGACCGGGCGACCCCACCTGGGCTTCTTGGTGGTGCCCGAGGTGTGGGCAGCGGCGACGTGGCTGCCATGTGATGTGGTCATGTGCTCAGCATGTGTGCGCGCCTTAACCTGGTACAGGTGCGCAGTTATGCTGGTATGAGTGCCACCAGGACGAGCAGCGAAGGCGGGCACTTGTATGGGAGCCGTGACGCAACGCGAACTTCTCGCCGGGTTTCTCCGGTCACGCCGGGAGGCGCTTGCTCCCGAGGAGGTCGGCATCGTGCGCGGGCCCCGTCGTCGCACCCCCGGGCTGCGGCGCGAGGAAGTGGCCCAGCTGTCGGGCGTCAGTGTCACCTGGTACACCTGGCTTGAGCAGGCCAGGGACATCAGCGTCAGCCGCCAGGTTCTGGAGAGCCTGGCGCGCACCCTGCACCTCACCGCCGCGGAACGGCGGCATCTGTTCACCCTCGCGGAGACCGCAGTGCCCGACGAGGCCCCACCGCGGAGGAGCGTCAATCCCACCCTCTGTCAATTGGTCACCGCCCTCCAACCCAACCCCGCCTACGTGATCGACTCGTGCTGGGACGTACTCGCCTACAACCGGGCCTATGAATGCCTCGTCGGGGGCCTGGACGGCCTTCCCGAGGAGGAACGCAACAGCCTCTGGCTGTTGTTCACCCGGTCTGCGATGCGGACTCTGGTTGTCGACTGGCAGCGCGAGGCCAGGCAGATAGTCGGCCAGTTCCGTGCCTCCGCCGGCCGTTATCCCGACGACCCCCGGATCGGCGCCCTCATCAGTGCGCTCAACGAGGCCAGCCCTGCGTTCGTCGCCATCTGGTCCGAACATCCCATTCAGGCATTCGCTTCAGCGACCAAGCGATTCCATCATCCACGAGCAGGTCGTATCGACCTGAACTACACGAAACTCGCTGTGGTCGAGAACCCCACTCAGCACCTGGTGGTCTTCCTGCCTGCCACACCCAGCGACGCTTCGGGCCTGGGGCGGCTCGCCGCAGGCGACGAAGCAGACGCAGCGGGCTGAGACCGGGAGCCAGTTCTGTACGTCTAGGCGACGGAACGGGCGGCTGTCCCGGTCTCCTCCACCTCCGGCACCGGGCCGGGCAGCCGCTCGTAGAAGCGGATCTTCTCCCGGAGGTGGTCGTACTGGCGCTGGAGCAGATCCATCTGCTCCTCGACCCGCGCCGCGTGGTGGCACAGCAGTTCGTGCCGCTCGTCGGTGGTGTGCTCGCCGTCGCGGGCCAGTTGCGCGTAGCGGCGCATCTGCGCGATCGGCATCCCGGTGTCACGCAGGCACCGGAACAGCTCCAGCCAGCCGAGGTCGTCGTCGGTGAAGACCCGCTGCCCACCCGCGGTCCGTTCCACGTCCGCCAGCAGGCCGATCTTCTCGTAGTACCGCAGAGTGTCCAGACTGAAGCCGCTGCGGCGGGCGGCCTCCGAGGGGGCGTAACCGCTCATTCGCGAGATGGTAGTGCTTGACCTGGAGCGCGCTCCAGGTTGGAAGCTGGCGACCATGACGACGACACGGACGTTGGGACGCAGCGGCATCACGGTGAGCGCGATCGGAATGGGATGCTGGGCCATCGGCGGCCCGCTCTGGGGTGACGACGGGCAGCCGTTCGGCTGGGGTGAGGTGGACGACGCCGAGTCCATCCGCACCATCCACCGCGCGCTCGACCTCGGGGTGACCCTGTTCGACACGGCCAGCAACTACGGCGCGGGGCACAGCGAACGGATCCTCGGGCAGGCCCTGGCCGGCCGACGGGACGACGTGGTGATCGCCACCAAGTTCGGCAACGTCAGCGACGAGACCACCCGGCGGGCGCTGGGCACCGACACCAGCCCGGCCTTCGCGGTACGCAGCCTCGACGACTCGCTCCGCCGGCTCGGCAC contains these protein-coding regions:
- a CDS encoding helix-turn-helix transcriptional regulator translates to MTQRELLAGFLRSRREALAPEEVGIVRGPRRRTPGLRREEVAQLSGVSVTWYTWLEQARDISVSRQVLESLARTLHLTAAERRHLFTLAETAVPDEAPPRRSVNPTLCQLVTALQPNPAYVIDSCWDVLAYNRAYECLVGGLDGLPEEERNSLWLLFTRSAMRTLVVDWQREARQIVGQFRASAGRYPDDPRIGALISALNEASPAFVAIWSEHPIQAFASATKRFHHPRAGRIDLNYTKLAVVENPTQHLVVFLPATPSDASGLGRLAAGDEADAAG
- a CDS encoding MerR family transcriptional regulator, with the translated sequence MSGYAPSEAARRSGFSLDTLRYYEKIGLLADVERTAGGQRVFTDDDLGWLELFRCLRDTGMPIAQMRRYAQLARDGEHTTDERHELLCHHAARVEEQMDLLQRQYDHLREKIRFYERLPGPVPEVEETGTAARSVA